Proteins encoded by one window of Dyella humicola:
- the tig gene encoding trigger factor: MQVSVENVGKLERKLTVKFPAQRFESQVSARIAEMGRTVRLKGFRPGKVPTAVIKQRFGDQVRGEVLSDLIGSTLREAVEQEKLRPIANPAIDTTGNPVDGEIAYTATFEVMPEFPEVDVAKLEISRPVAEVTDADIEKMIETLRAQRRSFDPVERASLEGDFVMFEYSAQAGDYRFPADGLERAGSVLGSGTLFKALDEALAGRKADDEFDAEIAFPADFRNESLAGKTAQVHFNIIKVQEPKLPEVDGEFAKLFGIVDGDLESFRKEVRANLERELKATLMARLKSEVAEKLADAHPDLDVPNVMVQSEAQNLAQGSVPRGQQVPPQLIEAASPIARKRVIAGLLMGEIARKQSLVIDRTRIAEQLAAIASTYEEPEKVIELYNRDPQLMSGLQNRVMEDQVAEWVADHASTTVQNLGFDEVMRPVSA, translated from the coding sequence ATGCAGGTTTCGGTTGAAAACGTCGGCAAGCTCGAGCGCAAGCTCACGGTAAAGTTTCCCGCGCAGCGCTTCGAGTCGCAGGTGAGCGCACGCATTGCCGAGATGGGTCGCACTGTGCGCCTCAAGGGTTTCCGTCCGGGCAAGGTGCCGACTGCGGTGATCAAGCAGCGCTTTGGCGACCAGGTGCGTGGTGAAGTGCTCTCCGACCTGATCGGCAGCACGCTGCGCGAAGCGGTCGAACAGGAAAAGCTGCGCCCGATCGCCAACCCAGCGATCGACACCACGGGTAACCCGGTGGATGGCGAGATCGCCTATACCGCTACCTTCGAAGTGATGCCGGAGTTCCCGGAAGTCGACGTCGCCAAGCTGGAAATCTCCCGCCCGGTGGCGGAAGTGACCGATGCTGACATCGAAAAAATGATCGAGACCCTGCGCGCGCAGCGCCGCAGCTTCGACCCGGTCGAGCGCGCCTCGCTCGAGGGCGATTTCGTCATGTTTGAGTACTCGGCCCAGGCAGGCGATTACCGCTTCCCGGCCGACGGCCTGGAGCGTGCGGGCAGCGTGCTGGGTTCGGGCACCCTGTTCAAGGCGCTTGACGAGGCGTTGGCTGGCCGCAAGGCAGACGACGAATTCGATGCCGAGATCGCTTTCCCGGCCGATTTCCGCAACGAAAGCCTGGCCGGCAAGACTGCCCAGGTCCATTTCAACATCATCAAGGTGCAGGAGCCGAAGCTGCCCGAGGTGGATGGCGAGTTCGCCAAGCTGTTCGGCATCGTCGATGGCGACTTGGAAAGTTTCCGCAAGGAAGTCCGCGCCAACCTCGAACGCGAACTCAAGGCGACGCTGATGGCCCGCCTCAAGTCCGAAGTGGCCGAGAAGCTGGCCGACGCGCATCCGGACCTGGATGTGCCGAACGTGATGGTGCAGTCCGAGGCGCAAAACCTGGCCCAGGGCAGCGTGCCGCGCGGCCAGCAAGTGCCGCCGCAGCTGATCGAGGCCGCCTCGCCGATCGCCCGCAAGCGTGTCATTGCCGGTCTGCTCATGGGTGAGATCGCCCGCAAGCAGTCGCTGGTGATCGACCGTACCCGCATTGCCGAGCAGCTCGCGGCCATCGCCTCGACCTACGAGGAGCCGGAAAAGGTCATTGAACTCTATAATCGTGACCCCCAACTGATGTCAGGGCTGCAGAATCGCGTGATGGAAGACCAGGTGGCAGAGTGGGTGGCAGATCACGCCAGCACCACGGTGCAGAACCTGGGCTTCGACGAGGTGATGCGCCCGGTCAGTGCCTGA